The Toxorhynchites rutilus septentrionalis strain SRP chromosome 3, ASM2978413v1, whole genome shotgun sequence genome includes a region encoding these proteins:
- the LOC129775328 gene encoding dual specificity tyrosine-phosphorylation-regulated kinase 2 isoform X1, producing the protein MTSITFKTTTTTGGDANGCIAAAASSSSSAVAAVSLMSDKSITMTPSQLASATTAAAVAAAVSNPSSALFAAAAAAAVQQQQQHQQQQQQHQHQQQHNNNYQSNSSSSSLYSNDNNSNKAPSSDKLSSSSSSGIGSAASGTGEEYERAKYKTPQEVMLLYMDKLTQYEHHEIYQYPKIYFIGANAKKRRGISNSEYDNEQGSYIHIAHDHVAYRYEVLKIIGKGSFGQVVKAYDHKNHQHVALKMVRNEKRFHRQAQEEIRILKHLRSQDRMNSMNIIHMYDYFVFRNHMCITFELLYINLYELIKKNKFQGFSIQLVRKFAHSLLKCLDALFKNKIIHCDMKPENVLLKQQGRSGIKVIDFGSSCFEHQRVYTYIQSRFYRAPEVILGAKYDMGIDMWSLGCILAELFTGFALLPGEDEADQLACIIELIGMPPKKILENSKRAKNFISAKGYPRYCNVKTTDNGINILTGGFSRRGKLRGPPGSRSLVKALNGCDDPLFLNFIERCLRWDPALRMTPDTALNHFWFRRLLPPSPNVATITTTSSPSTSSNCQNSHINKVLNIAYAYADQQASSLVTTSTCNSLVASHHGNSSSLQSLQSASLTSSAISIPAVSGSVGAMGGVGMVGGGGGTLGRSAATTIIDIPYNPNDKKRLLNSPQAASSLTSNPGLATTSFVDYAPRRNSETYILC; encoded by the coding sequence ATGACTAGTATAACGTTCAAAACGACAACAACGACCGGCGGTGATGCGAATGGTTGTATCGCGGCAGCAGCTTCGTCATCCTCATCGGCGGTGGCCGCCGTATCACTCATGTCGGACAAGTCGATCACTATGACTCCGTCACAGCTAGCTTCGGCTACAACGGCAGCCGCTGTTGCGGCAGCGGTGAGCAACCCGTCGAGTGCACTGTTTGCGGCCGCTGCCGCAGCCGCtgtacagcagcagcagcaacatcagcagcaacaacaacaacatcaacaTCAACAGCAGCACAACAACAACTATCAGAGCAATAGCAGTAGCAGTAGCCTATACAGTAATGACAACAATAGCAATAAGGCTCCATCGAGTGACAAGctcagtagtagtagtagcagtGGGATTGGCAGCGCAGCAAGCGGCACGGGGGAAGAATACGAGAGGGCCAAATATAAGACGCCCCAGGAAGTGATGCTGTTGTATATGGATAAGTTGACCCAATACGAGCACCATGAGATCTACCAGTAtcccaaaatttatttcataGGCGCGAATGCTAAGAAGAGGAGAGGTATCAGTAACTCAGAGTACGACAATGAGCAAGGATCGTACATTCATATTGCGCATGACCATGTCGCGTATCGTTACGAGGTGCTGAAGATTATCGGCaagggcagtttcggacaggtGGTGAAAGCATACGATCACAAAAATCACCAGCATGTGGCGCTCAAAATGGTACGAAATGAGAAACGGTTCCATAGGCAAGCTCAAGAAGAGATACGAATCCTGAAACATCTGCGATCGCAGGAtcgaatgaattcgatgaataTAATACACATGTACGAttatttcgtttttcgaaacCACATGTGCATCACGTTCGAGCTGCTGTACATCAATCTGTACGAGCTAATCAAAAAGAACAAATTCCAGGGATTCAGCATACAGCTGGTTAGAAAATTTGCTCACTCTCTGCTAAAGTGCTTGGATGCGCTGTTTAAGAATAagattattcattgtgatatgAAACCGGAGAATGTGTTGCTAAAGCAGCAGGGACGCTCCGGTATCAAAGTGATCGATTTCGGCTCATCTTGTTTCGAGCATCAACGGGTCTATACCTACATCCAGTCGAGGTTCTACCGGGCGCCAGAGGTTATTCTGGGTGCTAAGTACGACATGGGGATCGATATGTGGTCTCTTGGCTGTATACTCGCTGAACTATTCACCGGATTCGCACTTCTACCTGGGGAAGACGAAGCGGATCAGCTGGCTTGTATCATCGAGCTCATAGGTATGCCTCCGAAGAAAATCCTCGAGAATTCTAAACGAGCGAAAAACTTCATCTCTGCTAAAGGCTATCCCCGGTACTGTAACGTTAAGACTACAGACAATGGGATCAATATACTAACGGGTGGCTTTTCCCGTCGGGGAAAACTTAGAGGACCACCTGGATCTCGTAGTTTGGTAAAGGCACTTAATGGATGTGATGATCCACTTTTCCTCAACTTTATCGAACGCTGCTTACGGTGGGACCCAGCATTGCGCATGACTCCGGACACGGCGTTAAATCATTTCTGGTTCCGACGATTACTGCCTCCGTCGCCGAATGTGGCGACCATCACCACCACCAGTAGTCCTTCCACATCAAGCAACTGTCAAAATAGCCATATAAATAAAGTACTGAATATCGCGTACGCGTACGCGGACCAGCAGGCATCATCCCTAGTGACCACATCCACTTGCAACTCCCTGGTGGCGTCCCACCATGGGAACTCCAGCTCGCTACAGTCCCTGCAGTCGGCTTCGCTTACTTCTTCAGCGATCAGCATTCCAGCGGTGAGTGGTAGCGTAGGAGCTATGGGTGGCGTTGGAATGGTGGGAGGAGGTGGAGGAACGCTTGGTCGGTCGGCAGCGACCACCATCATCGATATTCCGTACAACCCAAATGACAAGAAAAGACTTCTCAACTCTCCGCAAGCGGCATCCTCGTTAACATCCAATCCGGGTCTTGCAACCACTTCCTTCGTCGACTATG
- the LOC129775328 gene encoding dual specificity tyrosine-phosphorylation-regulated kinase 2 isoform X4 codes for MTSITFKTTTTTGGDANGCIAAAASSSSSAVAAVSLMSDKSITMTPSQLASATTAAAVAAAVSNPSSALFAAAAAAAVQQQQQHQQQQQQHQHQQQHNNNYQSNSSSSSLYSNDNNSNKAPSSDKLSSSSSSGIGSAASGTGEEYERAKYKTPQEVMLLYMDKLTQYEHHEIYQYPKIYFIGANAKKRRGISNSEYDNEQGSYIHIAHDHVAYRYEVLKIIGKGSFGQVVKAYDHKNHQHVALKMVRNEKRFHRQAQEEIRILKHLRSQDRMNSMNIIHMYDYFVFRNHMCITFELLYINLYELIKKNKFQGFSIQLVRKFAHSLLKCLDALFKNKIIHCDMKPENVLLKQQGRSGIKVIDFGSSCFEHQRVYTYIQSRFYRAPEVILGAKYDMGIDMWSLGCILAELFTGFALLPGEDEADQLACIIELIGMPPKKILENSKRAKNFISAKGYPRYCNVKTTDNGINILTGGFSRRGKLRGPPGSRSLVKALNGCDDPLFLNFIERCLRWDPALRMTPDTALNHFWFRRLLPPSPNVATITTTSSPSTSSNCQNSHINKVLNIAYAYADQQASSLVTTSTCNSLVASHHGNSSSLQSLQSASLTSSAISIPAVSGSVGAMGGVGMVGGGGGTLGRSAATTIIDIPYNPNDKKRLLNSPQAASSLTSNPGLATTSFVDYVDR; via the coding sequence ATGACTAGTATAACGTTCAAAACGACAACAACGACCGGCGGTGATGCGAATGGTTGTATCGCGGCAGCAGCTTCGTCATCCTCATCGGCGGTGGCCGCCGTATCACTCATGTCGGACAAGTCGATCACTATGACTCCGTCACAGCTAGCTTCGGCTACAACGGCAGCCGCTGTTGCGGCAGCGGTGAGCAACCCGTCGAGTGCACTGTTTGCGGCCGCTGCCGCAGCCGCtgtacagcagcagcagcaacatcagcagcaacaacaacaacatcaacaTCAACAGCAGCACAACAACAACTATCAGAGCAATAGCAGTAGCAGTAGCCTATACAGTAATGACAACAATAGCAATAAGGCTCCATCGAGTGACAAGctcagtagtagtagtagcagtGGGATTGGCAGCGCAGCAAGCGGCACGGGGGAAGAATACGAGAGGGCCAAATATAAGACGCCCCAGGAAGTGATGCTGTTGTATATGGATAAGTTGACCCAATACGAGCACCATGAGATCTACCAGTAtcccaaaatttatttcataGGCGCGAATGCTAAGAAGAGGAGAGGTATCAGTAACTCAGAGTACGACAATGAGCAAGGATCGTACATTCATATTGCGCATGACCATGTCGCGTATCGTTACGAGGTGCTGAAGATTATCGGCaagggcagtttcggacaggtGGTGAAAGCATACGATCACAAAAATCACCAGCATGTGGCGCTCAAAATGGTACGAAATGAGAAACGGTTCCATAGGCAAGCTCAAGAAGAGATACGAATCCTGAAACATCTGCGATCGCAGGAtcgaatgaattcgatgaataTAATACACATGTACGAttatttcgtttttcgaaacCACATGTGCATCACGTTCGAGCTGCTGTACATCAATCTGTACGAGCTAATCAAAAAGAACAAATTCCAGGGATTCAGCATACAGCTGGTTAGAAAATTTGCTCACTCTCTGCTAAAGTGCTTGGATGCGCTGTTTAAGAATAagattattcattgtgatatgAAACCGGAGAATGTGTTGCTAAAGCAGCAGGGACGCTCCGGTATCAAAGTGATCGATTTCGGCTCATCTTGTTTCGAGCATCAACGGGTCTATACCTACATCCAGTCGAGGTTCTACCGGGCGCCAGAGGTTATTCTGGGTGCTAAGTACGACATGGGGATCGATATGTGGTCTCTTGGCTGTATACTCGCTGAACTATTCACCGGATTCGCACTTCTACCTGGGGAAGACGAAGCGGATCAGCTGGCTTGTATCATCGAGCTCATAGGTATGCCTCCGAAGAAAATCCTCGAGAATTCTAAACGAGCGAAAAACTTCATCTCTGCTAAAGGCTATCCCCGGTACTGTAACGTTAAGACTACAGACAATGGGATCAATATACTAACGGGTGGCTTTTCCCGTCGGGGAAAACTTAGAGGACCACCTGGATCTCGTAGTTTGGTAAAGGCACTTAATGGATGTGATGATCCACTTTTCCTCAACTTTATCGAACGCTGCTTACGGTGGGACCCAGCATTGCGCATGACTCCGGACACGGCGTTAAATCATTTCTGGTTCCGACGATTACTGCCTCCGTCGCCGAATGTGGCGACCATCACCACCACCAGTAGTCCTTCCACATCAAGCAACTGTCAAAATAGCCATATAAATAAAGTACTGAATATCGCGTACGCGTACGCGGACCAGCAGGCATCATCCCTAGTGACCACATCCACTTGCAACTCCCTGGTGGCGTCCCACCATGGGAACTCCAGCTCGCTACAGTCCCTGCAGTCGGCTTCGCTTACTTCTTCAGCGATCAGCATTCCAGCGGTGAGTGGTAGCGTAGGAGCTATGGGTGGCGTTGGAATGGTGGGAGGAGGTGGAGGAACGCTTGGTCGGTCGGCAGCGACCACCATCATCGATATTCCGTACAACCCAAATGACAAGAAAAGACTTCTCAACTCTCCGCAAGCGGCATCCTCGTTAACATCCAATCCGGGTCTTGCAACCACTTCCTTCGTCGACTATG
- the LOC129775328 gene encoding dual specificity tyrosine-phosphorylation-regulated kinase 2 isoform X2: MTSITFKTTTTTGGDANGCIAAAASSSSSAVAAVSLMSDKSITMTPSQLASATTAAAVAAAVSNPSSALFAAAAAAAVQQQQQHQQQQQQHQHQQQHNNNYQSNSSSSSLYSNDNNSNKAPSSDKLSSSSSSGIGSAASGTGEEYERAKYKTPQEVMLLYMDKLTQYEHHEIYQYPKIYFIGANAKKRRGISNSEYDNEQGSYIHIAHDHVAYRYEVLKIIGKGSFGQVVKAYDHKNHQHVALKMVRNEKRFHRQAQEEIRILKHLRSQDRMNSMNIIHMYDYFVFRNHMCITFELLYINLYELIKKNKFQGFSIQLVRKFAHSLLKCLDALFKNKIIHCDMKPENVLLKQQGRSGIKVIDFGSSCFEHQRVYTYIQSRFYRAPEVILGAKYDMGIDMWSLGCILAELFTGFALLPGEDEADQLACIIELIGMPPKKILENSKRAKNFISAKGYPRYCNVKTTDNGINILTGGFSRRGKLRGPPGSRSLVKALNGCDDPLFLNFIERCLRWDPALRMTPDTALNHFWFRRLLPPSPNVATITTTSSPSTSSNCQNSHINKVLNIAYAYADQQASSLVTTSTCNSLVASHHGNSSSLQSLQSASLTSSAISIPAVSGSVGAMGGVGMVGGGGGTLGRSAATTIIDIPYNPNDKKRLLNSPQAASSLTSNPGLATTSFVDYVVVIE; this comes from the coding sequence ATGACTAGTATAACGTTCAAAACGACAACAACGACCGGCGGTGATGCGAATGGTTGTATCGCGGCAGCAGCTTCGTCATCCTCATCGGCGGTGGCCGCCGTATCACTCATGTCGGACAAGTCGATCACTATGACTCCGTCACAGCTAGCTTCGGCTACAACGGCAGCCGCTGTTGCGGCAGCGGTGAGCAACCCGTCGAGTGCACTGTTTGCGGCCGCTGCCGCAGCCGCtgtacagcagcagcagcaacatcagcagcaacaacaacaacatcaacaTCAACAGCAGCACAACAACAACTATCAGAGCAATAGCAGTAGCAGTAGCCTATACAGTAATGACAACAATAGCAATAAGGCTCCATCGAGTGACAAGctcagtagtagtagtagcagtGGGATTGGCAGCGCAGCAAGCGGCACGGGGGAAGAATACGAGAGGGCCAAATATAAGACGCCCCAGGAAGTGATGCTGTTGTATATGGATAAGTTGACCCAATACGAGCACCATGAGATCTACCAGTAtcccaaaatttatttcataGGCGCGAATGCTAAGAAGAGGAGAGGTATCAGTAACTCAGAGTACGACAATGAGCAAGGATCGTACATTCATATTGCGCATGACCATGTCGCGTATCGTTACGAGGTGCTGAAGATTATCGGCaagggcagtttcggacaggtGGTGAAAGCATACGATCACAAAAATCACCAGCATGTGGCGCTCAAAATGGTACGAAATGAGAAACGGTTCCATAGGCAAGCTCAAGAAGAGATACGAATCCTGAAACATCTGCGATCGCAGGAtcgaatgaattcgatgaataTAATACACATGTACGAttatttcgtttttcgaaacCACATGTGCATCACGTTCGAGCTGCTGTACATCAATCTGTACGAGCTAATCAAAAAGAACAAATTCCAGGGATTCAGCATACAGCTGGTTAGAAAATTTGCTCACTCTCTGCTAAAGTGCTTGGATGCGCTGTTTAAGAATAagattattcattgtgatatgAAACCGGAGAATGTGTTGCTAAAGCAGCAGGGACGCTCCGGTATCAAAGTGATCGATTTCGGCTCATCTTGTTTCGAGCATCAACGGGTCTATACCTACATCCAGTCGAGGTTCTACCGGGCGCCAGAGGTTATTCTGGGTGCTAAGTACGACATGGGGATCGATATGTGGTCTCTTGGCTGTATACTCGCTGAACTATTCACCGGATTCGCACTTCTACCTGGGGAAGACGAAGCGGATCAGCTGGCTTGTATCATCGAGCTCATAGGTATGCCTCCGAAGAAAATCCTCGAGAATTCTAAACGAGCGAAAAACTTCATCTCTGCTAAAGGCTATCCCCGGTACTGTAACGTTAAGACTACAGACAATGGGATCAATATACTAACGGGTGGCTTTTCCCGTCGGGGAAAACTTAGAGGACCACCTGGATCTCGTAGTTTGGTAAAGGCACTTAATGGATGTGATGATCCACTTTTCCTCAACTTTATCGAACGCTGCTTACGGTGGGACCCAGCATTGCGCATGACTCCGGACACGGCGTTAAATCATTTCTGGTTCCGACGATTACTGCCTCCGTCGCCGAATGTGGCGACCATCACCACCACCAGTAGTCCTTCCACATCAAGCAACTGTCAAAATAGCCATATAAATAAAGTACTGAATATCGCGTACGCGTACGCGGACCAGCAGGCATCATCCCTAGTGACCACATCCACTTGCAACTCCCTGGTGGCGTCCCACCATGGGAACTCCAGCTCGCTACAGTCCCTGCAGTCGGCTTCGCTTACTTCTTCAGCGATCAGCATTCCAGCGGTGAGTGGTAGCGTAGGAGCTATGGGTGGCGTTGGAATGGTGGGAGGAGGTGGAGGAACGCTTGGTCGGTCGGCAGCGACCACCATCATCGATATTCCGTACAACCCAAATGACAAGAAAAGACTTCTCAACTCTCCGCAAGCGGCATCCTCGTTAACATCCAATCCGGGTCTTGCAACCACTTCCTTCGTCGACTATG
- the LOC129775328 gene encoding dual specificity tyrosine-phosphorylation-regulated kinase 2 isoform X3, with amino-acid sequence MTSITFKTTTTTGGDANGCIAAAASSSSSAVAAVSLMSDKSITMTPSQLASATTAAAVAAAVSNPSSALFAAAAAAAVQQQQQHQQQQQQHQHQQQHNNNYQSNSSSSSLYSNDNNSNKAPSSDKLSSSSSSGIGSAASGTGEEYERAKYKTPQEVMLLYMDKLTQYEHHEIYQYPKIYFIGANAKKRRGISNSEYDNEQGSYIHIAHDHVAYRYEVLKIIGKGSFGQVVKAYDHKNHQHVALKMVRNEKRFHRQAQEEIRILKHLRSQDRMNSMNIIHMYDYFVFRNHMCITFELLYINLYELIKKNKFQGFSIQLVRKFAHSLLKCLDALFKNKIIHCDMKPENVLLKQQGRSGIKVIDFGSSCFEHQRVYTYIQSRFYRAPEVILGAKYDMGIDMWSLGCILAELFTGFALLPGEDEADQLACIIELIGMPPKKILENSKRAKNFISAKGYPRYCNVKTTDNGINILTGGFSRRGKLRGPPGSRSLVKALNGCDDPLFLNFIERCLRWDPALRMTPDTALNHFWFRRLLPPSPNVATITTTSSPSTSSNCQNSHINKVLNIAYAYADQQASSLVTTSTCNSLVASHHGNSSSLQSLQSASLTSSAISIPAVSGSVGAMGGVGMVGGGGGTLGRSAATTIIDIPYNPNDKKRLLNSPQAASSLTSNPGLATTSFVDYGFT; translated from the coding sequence ATGACTAGTATAACGTTCAAAACGACAACAACGACCGGCGGTGATGCGAATGGTTGTATCGCGGCAGCAGCTTCGTCATCCTCATCGGCGGTGGCCGCCGTATCACTCATGTCGGACAAGTCGATCACTATGACTCCGTCACAGCTAGCTTCGGCTACAACGGCAGCCGCTGTTGCGGCAGCGGTGAGCAACCCGTCGAGTGCACTGTTTGCGGCCGCTGCCGCAGCCGCtgtacagcagcagcagcaacatcagcagcaacaacaacaacatcaacaTCAACAGCAGCACAACAACAACTATCAGAGCAATAGCAGTAGCAGTAGCCTATACAGTAATGACAACAATAGCAATAAGGCTCCATCGAGTGACAAGctcagtagtagtagtagcagtGGGATTGGCAGCGCAGCAAGCGGCACGGGGGAAGAATACGAGAGGGCCAAATATAAGACGCCCCAGGAAGTGATGCTGTTGTATATGGATAAGTTGACCCAATACGAGCACCATGAGATCTACCAGTAtcccaaaatttatttcataGGCGCGAATGCTAAGAAGAGGAGAGGTATCAGTAACTCAGAGTACGACAATGAGCAAGGATCGTACATTCATATTGCGCATGACCATGTCGCGTATCGTTACGAGGTGCTGAAGATTATCGGCaagggcagtttcggacaggtGGTGAAAGCATACGATCACAAAAATCACCAGCATGTGGCGCTCAAAATGGTACGAAATGAGAAACGGTTCCATAGGCAAGCTCAAGAAGAGATACGAATCCTGAAACATCTGCGATCGCAGGAtcgaatgaattcgatgaataTAATACACATGTACGAttatttcgtttttcgaaacCACATGTGCATCACGTTCGAGCTGCTGTACATCAATCTGTACGAGCTAATCAAAAAGAACAAATTCCAGGGATTCAGCATACAGCTGGTTAGAAAATTTGCTCACTCTCTGCTAAAGTGCTTGGATGCGCTGTTTAAGAATAagattattcattgtgatatgAAACCGGAGAATGTGTTGCTAAAGCAGCAGGGACGCTCCGGTATCAAAGTGATCGATTTCGGCTCATCTTGTTTCGAGCATCAACGGGTCTATACCTACATCCAGTCGAGGTTCTACCGGGCGCCAGAGGTTATTCTGGGTGCTAAGTACGACATGGGGATCGATATGTGGTCTCTTGGCTGTATACTCGCTGAACTATTCACCGGATTCGCACTTCTACCTGGGGAAGACGAAGCGGATCAGCTGGCTTGTATCATCGAGCTCATAGGTATGCCTCCGAAGAAAATCCTCGAGAATTCTAAACGAGCGAAAAACTTCATCTCTGCTAAAGGCTATCCCCGGTACTGTAACGTTAAGACTACAGACAATGGGATCAATATACTAACGGGTGGCTTTTCCCGTCGGGGAAAACTTAGAGGACCACCTGGATCTCGTAGTTTGGTAAAGGCACTTAATGGATGTGATGATCCACTTTTCCTCAACTTTATCGAACGCTGCTTACGGTGGGACCCAGCATTGCGCATGACTCCGGACACGGCGTTAAATCATTTCTGGTTCCGACGATTACTGCCTCCGTCGCCGAATGTGGCGACCATCACCACCACCAGTAGTCCTTCCACATCAAGCAACTGTCAAAATAGCCATATAAATAAAGTACTGAATATCGCGTACGCGTACGCGGACCAGCAGGCATCATCCCTAGTGACCACATCCACTTGCAACTCCCTGGTGGCGTCCCACCATGGGAACTCCAGCTCGCTACAGTCCCTGCAGTCGGCTTCGCTTACTTCTTCAGCGATCAGCATTCCAGCGGTGAGTGGTAGCGTAGGAGCTATGGGTGGCGTTGGAATGGTGGGAGGAGGTGGAGGAACGCTTGGTCGGTCGGCAGCGACCACCATCATCGATATTCCGTACAACCCAAATGACAAGAAAAGACTTCTCAACTCTCCGCAAGCGGCATCCTCGTTAACATCCAATCCGGGTCTTGCAACCACTTCCTTCGTCGACTATG